In the Methanosarcinales archaeon genome, GACGGATCAATCCAGTATTTCTCTATCCAGTCATCGAATTGCTTAAAACTGTACCAGTGGGATTTGTAATTTGAATATGTTCGGATCTTCCCGGATTCGATAACTTTCTGGACAGTGCTGAGATCTCGTACTAAACAATGATTCTCTTTTATAATTTCACCGTGTGAATCGAACACATCCACGGTTAGTGTTGTATCCTTGCTGTGTGCTAATTTATAATCCCGGGCCACCTGCAGATACTTATCGGACGAAAAGGTATCAGGAACCATCCACCTGGGCTGTCCTGATACATCCAATGTGGATTCATACTGACCCAGACCATATGATCCCACATATTCCTGCTGGTAGGCTGAAATGATGGCTATTCCATTTGCTTTTTCCACCGCACGCCGCATGGATTCGAAAATCTTAGCCGCACCTTGTGGTCCCTGCATTACACCTATGGAATTGACCAGACATACGGCGATTGGTAACACATCGTCATTCTCAGGTTTCAGATTAAAAGCGGATCCAAGTTCGAACGAAAACTTAACGGGAGATATCTCCGGGAATCCTGACTCTGATAATTTTCTCTCTGCCAAACTGATCATCTGCTGTGAGAAATCAATCCCCCAGATTTCATTGAGCTTTTTGGTAAGTACAGGATTATAAGCCATTCGATCCTTTTTTTTTTGGTTCCGATATGGGCTGGTGGT is a window encoding:
- a CDS encoding class I SAM-dependent methyltransferase, translating into MNDLFKTYHEDKETWDMCAETYEKQIVGGHPDIVAFESFEEDFLDYLLKYLSTSQQRPIKLMDIGCGSGRLHQFFGAKTIPLNKLPTTSPYRNQKKKDRMAYNPVLTKKLNEIWGIDFSQQMISLAERKLSESGFPEISPVKFSFELGSAFNLKPENDDVLPIAVCLVNSIGVMQGPQGAAKIFESMRRAVEKANGIAIISAYQQEYVGSYGLGQYESTLDVSGQPRWMVPDTFSSDKYLQVARDYKLAHSKDTTLTVDVFDSHGEIIKENHCLVRDLSTVQKVIESGKIRTYSNYKSHWYSFKQFDDWIEKYWIDPSYHIETRHLDATRAEPAHLAILDVGDHLNGLFEN